A region of the Paramormyrops kingsleyae isolate MSU_618 chromosome 6, PKINGS_0.4, whole genome shotgun sequence genome:
CCACGGCAGTTTAAATCTGTTACATTTCATCCCAACTCCAGTTACCTAAACTACTACCCAGACCATCTGCTGTGGCCTTCCTCTGCTGAAACAGATACTTGTAATCACCCTGTCCCAACAGTGACACCATGGAGCTGGTAACCAGCCTGTACAACCATGTGGAGGAGCAGGTGCACACACTAGTGATGAAGTCCAACTACTCTCTACAACACCTTGACTTTCTGCTCAAACTCAGGGAGCTAGAAAGTAGATTTACCAAGGTAAGCCCATGAACCATAAATTAAAGTGGAAAACTgtagtaaataaatatttgtgtaTGTAAAGCCCATTTATTCAAGTAAGGTTACAGAACGGAACAGCATTATTTAGTATGTGTTacctaaaatgtttattttatttatatatcccAACAATCATTTCTCCCATGAATCCCTTACTTTTCAGGTCAGGTCAAATTCTATTCTCTAGGTTTCCAAAGTAAGTCTGGATCTGAACCTGCTAGCTATTATGTCCTAAGTCTTAGTCTACTGCTGACACAGTAATTGTATCAACGGTCATTACTTTCTAAACTTACAAATTTTTTTcataacagtgcatgtctgttCTGTGCCTGTATTGCATGCAGATCAGGGAGTGGTTCAGTGCTGAGGGTGAACAGCAACTATTGAAGGCAGAGACTGTGGAGGATTCTCTGGAGCAAGTGAAGCAGACAATGCAGAACTTTGATTCCTTCCTGGCTCAGGCCGCTGTAAGGAAGTGCAAACCATGTTAAAAATTCAGTAAGGCGACCCATTGAAAAATTCACAGAATGCCTAATGTCCCTCTTGCTTAATTCTAGGAGCGACAACACCAGGCCGCAACTCTAGTGACAGAGGTTGAGACAATCCTGGAGTCTTCCTATACTGAAGCAGAGATTTTCCAGACAATGCTTTATACTTTCAAGTCTAGTCTTGCCGATTTCAAATCACGGGCAGAACTATGTCATACCGAACTGAAGACTTTGGTAGGTTTGTTTCACTTTTGTGAAAAGGTGAGTCTGAGCCAGGgctgtaatttttttgtatCTTGAGTTTCGATTTTGGGAACAAGCTTATCACATAAAGTATTTCAAGCccatttcaattttttttccaggcCATTGAAGTTTCAAAAGACTGTGCGGAATATCTTGAGCAGATAAAGCCCAGCTGTTGCCTAGCTAAGAACAGTCTTGGAACACTGAAAAAGTACCAGGAAAGGTTTGATGAATTTTCAGTGGAGCGCTTCCAGGATGTTAAAACTCAAGCCTGTGCTCTGAAAGGCTCCCGGGGAATGAAAGTGTGGAATGTTGCCTGGCTCAGATGTCAAGAGGTTCGCAAGCAGCTGGAAGAGAAACTGCAGGATCCTGTTAAAGTCCAACGGCCAGTGGATATAAGTAGAGGGGATGGGGTAAACGAGGAATCTGCTTTGTCAGTACCATTGGCCAATTTAAACCCATCCCTCACCAAACCACTTGGAGTGCCAACATATATAGACTACGGGGCTAATGCAGTCTTAAGCTGCAATGCAACCCTCAAGCTGGATAATGAGGCACGCACAGAACCAAAAACAAGAGCCGCTAACAAAAACGCGACAGGGGAATGTATAATTACAAAAGAGGAAAGAAACCATACAAAAAGTTTGAAAGAGTGCTCTGCAAAATGTGCAGTTGAGATGAATGTGCCATCCATAGACTCCTTGAGTTGCCAATGGTTCGCATGGCATAGAAACCTAGGCAGATCTCTGAGTGAGGGTTCCACTGCCAGGTCAATCTCTCATGGGTTAGAAGCCCCAGACACCTATCCGGGTCATGGCCAGCCATCGCATCACATACTACAGGCTGCACAAAGCTTCCAAATCTCTCGGCATGGCAGCTTCTGCTCTGAGGACTCAAGCTGCCAGTCAGCCACCGCCAGTCTGCAGACTgagatcccatgttcattcacaACTCAGGCCACCCAAGCATGTGATGGAGAAAAGGACAAAGCCAGCAGAGTTCTGTGAGTCACATCTCTTCATCCCACTTTCAGAATACATAATGAAATACACTAGGGTGGCCCATTTTGATCGGTAAAGTTTTTATACATTTCCTAGTTGATAAAGTCAgatgagcaaaaaaaaatatatatgtattccaTTATAGATGGAGACGAACTTGTTTCATGTATGTTGTTTATCTATATTGCAAGAAATGATGATTAACAATCCATATTCCATTAATTAATCCATATTAGCAAATATATTCATAAATTccaattaattaaataaataacattgtAAATTTACTCCATATATCTATCCAATATTGCTAAGCCACTTATTCAGTACAGGTTCGGAGTGTGTCCTAGAATATGATCAGGCAGGCTGTACCTGGATGGTATGCTAATCCCTCAAAACGCgtataaaatttaaacaaacataTTGCAGGCATTTTTTAGAAACTTGCGTTTCATAATGAGTATTTTTCTTCAAATTTTTACTGCATGTGTCCTTTACTGAACAAATTGTGAATCTCTTCTGATTGTTGAAGGAAAGCATTTTAGGCCAATTAATCGTTTTGAGGGGACTTGCCATTGAGGACTTTTGGTAGATGTGGTAACCATGAAATCTTTTCTGTCAGGAGGTTCCGGCGGATAATAGAGGAGCTACTACTGACAGAGAGGGAATATGTGCGCTCACTGAGCTATGTTATGACCCATTACTACCCCCTGCTGGAGAGGCCAGATGTGCCTCAGGACCTTCGAGGCCAACGCGGACGCATCTTCAGCAATCTGGAGAAGCTGCATGACTTCCACTGCCACTTTTTTCTCAAGGAACTGGAAAGCTGCCTCCAGGAGCCCCTTCGAGTGGGGCGTTGTTTTCTGAGACATGTGAGCATGCCTACATCCATGACCCAGATTCATGTGTCCCTTGCCCTATAACACTAAACAAGACCTTGTTGCAGATGCTAAGAAATCATAAATTAATACCAATTAATGGTGCATTATAAATGGAAATggcaaaaatataattacaaaaagTAATGTAGGGCTGGGTATTGCCAAGTAGCCCGTGATACAATACTCACGATACGTATCATTCGTGCTGTATGTTTAATTGTGGTCCCCTCTGCTTAAACAGATTAATTAATTATGTCTTTCTTTCCTAACTCAGAGAGAGAGTTTCAGCCTGTATGCACTCTACAGCAAGAATAAACCTCAATCTGATGCCCTGCTCATTCACCATGCCCATGGCTTCTTTCAGGCAAGCAACCATTGCACCCCCCTGGTCGGCAAATTTAACGAAGGGGGCACACCACCACCCCCTGGTTAGCAGACAGAGACCCTGAGTGATAAGCTGAGTGAGACAATTGTACCTTTTCATTACTGTTAATTCTCTGCACTCTTGAATAAACCTCAAACAttttgcagaggtggaaatttcaggtctagaaagtaaaaaccctaaccaagattttgtttcaaccaaccagagtactctgtgactgtgcctctttatacttaactggttggttgaaactaaatcatggatttttactttctgtaccTGAAATTTTCACCTCTGTATTTTTGAAATGATAGCAGAAACAGCAGGAGCTTGGAGACAAGATGGATCTGTCATCTTACCTGCTGAAGCCAGTACAGCGGATCAGCAAGTACAATCTGCTGCTGCAGGACCTGCTGAGGGAGTGTGATGCACTGCCATGCAGTGAGAGAGCTGAAATTCAAGCAGCTCTAGAAGTCGTCTGCTTCCAGTTGCGCCATGGGAATGACCTTCTCACTATGGAAGATATCCAAGGCTGTGATGTGAGTGCCTGTGATTAGGGTGTGAGGGAGCAGACACAAGGCAAGTGAAGCTCCACTTCATTAAATCAATAAGCTTCCGTGGTTCTCTTTCCTGTTCCAGGTAAATTTGAAGGAACAAGGGCCTCTGATCCGTCAGAATGAATTCTTGGTGTCCTTCAAGAAAAAGAAACACTTTCGCCATGTGTTCCTCTTCCAAGAACTCATCCTTTTCAGCAAGACTAAGAGGACAACTATAGGAAATGACAtttatgtttataaacaatcttTCAAGGTAAGTAGCCATAATGAAAGAAATTTTGCTTGAATTTAGTGTAAATTCTGACAGAAGTCATGTGTATGATTCTGATTTTGTGCTTATTTTGACCAGACTTCTGATATTGGGATGACACACAACTCCGGCAACAGTGGACTGTGCTTTGAGATCTGGTTCCGACGTAGGAACTCGCAGGATACCTACATCCTGCAGGCTGAGAAAAAGGAGGTGAAGGAGGGTTGGGCCAATGACTTGGAACAGATCCTTTGGGAGCAGGCAGTGCGCAGCAGGGGTTAGTTAGAGCTCCAGCTCTCCTTCTCCGTTAAATCTGCCCTTGCTGTCAAGCTAACCTCTGTTGTTTAATTGTTATTATGACATGTTGCAGAGCTTAGGATACAGGAGAGGGTATTCATGGGAATGGGGAGCAAACCTTTCATGGATATCCAGCCCAGTGATGAAGCGATCTGTGACAGGGCAATCAAGTGTGTCCCGACTGGAAGAGGTGCACTTACACACGTTCTTTAGAAACCTCTCAGCTATTAAACCTGCTTCCTTCAAGTAAAATATTGAAATGTATTGAAATATGTTTTGTTAACCATGAAGAAAAACTTATTTTCTTCTCATTTCAGACTCTAAGATGTTACCCCATGGACGTGTTCTGTTATCCCATGCTAATTCTACAGGTTCTGGGAGCACTTGTTCAACAACTGGAAGCACCTCATCCTCATCCTCTGGCCGGGGTTCTCTATCTCCTGCCAGCTACCTCTGTGGCCATTCCCAGAGAAGAGAGTCAAGCCAAGAGATTTCTGAAGGAGTTATGGAGGAGGATGACCTAGACAATGAGAGCATACACCTCCTGGGTCAGTCTTTATTATTAATTGCAGAACACAATTGCAGAACTGGCTATGTAGCATTAAATGTTTATGATCCGGTATTATGCACTGTTTGATGGGTGGGGGTTGTTTGACATCTGggtctatttttgttattttccaGGGAACAGTTCTGAGTCCTCTGGTGGAAGCACCAGTGGTTTCAGTGGGTCTGACCACAGCTGCCAATCTGCAATTGGTGGagacacacagaacacatcCTCATCCTCATTTTCCGTATGCTCCAAGGTGGGGGGACCACATGGAATACCCCCCCTTTTCTGTGACCAGGGTTTTCCTGTGGATTCCAGAAAGCACCCCCCCACTGTGTCAAAACCACTAGCCCTGCCATCTCAGCAAGTACCTGGAAAGGTTGTTTATGATTGACATATATGATTGATACTCTTCAccaggggtgtcagactccaggcctggggggccagagccctacTCATTTTTGCACTATGCATTTTAGACTACAGTCTActctgattcaactccttgcacctccttgtgctaattaccataCAGCTCTTGAgatgaatcatttgtggtggaacagggaaagaactaagctacacagggctccggccccccaggactggagtttgataCCCCTGGTTTACACTGATACTTACACATGTttaaaacagattttaaaataacatttaagaTATTTTAGATCAGTAAAGACTGTAAAATAACTAAAACAAACCTTCATCACGAAGAATTGATATGACATCATATACCCTTGGATATACCGAACTGTGAAAAGTTTTGAGCcatcagaaaatgtttaatgcagtttatctgggtagtaagtgaatatttgctcaggaaaaaaaatacacgaTTTAACATcggaacatatgcaaattaaaagtGACACAATAacaactaacaagaatttcttctgttctccaaaaagctACTGATGCCTGGATgactagatgaacaccgctttggttcccaaacctctgttcaggggcacctcagccattccatgcatTTATTACATTTCACCAATCTTATTCatctaatttatttattcaattaGACAACAAAAGTCAATGAGGTTTTTTATTCGCCATAGGAGGTGTgttagtggtcaagtcaaaaaatacgtGGGTGTATTGGAGGTTTGCTGCAAATACTATGGTGACTTTatcagaggttttgaaatgactaagctggCAGACATAATATTAGACATAATATTAGAGTTCTATAGCAACAAGAAGATCATctgaacatcattttctttgatggCCCAAGACTTTAGTGCAGTACTGCATGTCAGTCAAAAATGCTATTAGACTAGTTAATAAATGCACATGTTCCAACAGGTCTTGCTTTTTAGTAATGCATCATCATAATTAGATGGATGTtcataattcttttttttcctgcaggTTAAAGCAGTGGCTGTTTGCAGAAAGTCCACAGAAGTTTAAGTTAACTATATGTGATTTGTTAATTCTCTGAAATGATTTTGGCATTTTAGTGCACTCTGAATTTGGCACTCTCTAAATTTCACTAATAAGTGGTTGTCCTGGCTGGGGGATTTTTATCTTCCAGACTTTATGAAAGAGATGTAATACAGAAAAATAGCTTAAAAAGAACATTGAAAAGGAATTATTTTAAGCAAAGCaccttaaaataaaatttacctCCAAAGGAGGTTGTAAAATTTTTGTGTAGTTCACATTTAGCACAATTTTTATAACTAGCACTGCAACCAGTCAGTAAACTTTGAATGGTTCAGTGCCTCATATCAGGTTACATACCACAAATGGTTTAACTGTATTCCACTGAGGCTATGGACTGGATGCCCAACTGCAACACAAAATTGTATTAAAGTCATGCAGCGTTGTAACCCAGTGTACATTTAGCACTATCCCCTAAATAGGGGCCTGCTTCTGATACAATTATATCCAAACATGACAGTATACCTTTAAAAGTATTACACTACAagtatttacttttatttttcatcatgTCTGAGTTCAGTAATGCAGTACATAGGAAGTTTTCTTATTTTATAACCTTCTGGCAAATCAGGCATTCCTAAGCATTGTTTGACGTGTTTTTATACAATGACAACATATATTCATGGACCACAGAGACAAACATATGGTGTTTAATTTTGGACAAAATCTTGCTGTGTTGGTAATGAGTTGGAAACACAAATAAAGTCAACTGTGTTCAACTAGGACCTACAGTGTACTCTTTTAAGTTTTCTAGCCATAAATAGTGATCGGTTTTACTCTTTGGGTGGATATAGgatgtccatccatctatccctccattttccatacccacttGTTTTATGCATTGTCACAGGGATCCAGTGCTGATCCCtgaagctatgggtgcaaggcagggatgGGGTGCCACCCGGGTCTAAGATGTCTTAGAGAATCCATGGAGAGAGATTATTAGGTAGCTCTAGAGAAGTTTTGGGAAGCTGTTTGATTCTTCAGGAGGGTGAGTTTGTGTTCAGCTGACATGTAGATATTGTCAGGTAGTGGAAAATCGCTTTGAGGAGCTCCTCAACCTAGTGGACACAGTGTTGGAAACTGAAGTTAGTGTAGCTGAAGTTACTACAGAGATAACAGACCTCCATGGCAGAAAGGCTGCAGGGACAGATTAAATCTACTGAGATGTTTAAAGGACTAGATGTTGACGTTGCATGGAAGGCAGGTAAAGTACCTCAGGACTGGAAAACATGGGtggtctgtatttaaaaaaaatggacCAATGTGTGTGTTCCAGCTATGGGGGGGATTATCCTGCTTCACCTTCCTGGGAAAGCCCATGCCAACGTCCTAAGAAGGAGACTCTTTGATGGTCGAATCTACAATTCCAGAGGAACAATGTGGAAATACTCTTCTTCCTCATCCAGCTGTAAGAAGGTGCAAAGAAATATGCAAAAATGTTGTACATATGCTTTATGGATTTGGAAAAGTCATATGAACACTTGCCATTGCACATACTGTGGCTTTTGTGACAGAATATGGAGCACCAGGGCTACTACTGAATGTTATTCCATTTCCGTAAGACTGTGTCCACATCCATGGCATGTCATTGCCATGCTAAGTAGAGCGTGTGATGGCTTCTAACACAGATGTGTCTTCTCACCACTTTTTGAGGTTTTCATGAATAGGATACGAAGGCACAACTTTAGCTAGGAGGGCATCTAGTAAAGGGTCCAGAAGTGACATTCCTGCTATTTGCAGATGATGTTGATCTTTGTAGGACTTACATGTGCTCTCCTAAATTTGAATTTATATTGGCAAGTCAGAGAAGTCAATATCCCACACCATCTCACCTGCCTTGTCCTTCACTACAATTTGTAAATGGGTACTCTGTCCAGCAGTGACATCCTGATTTTCCTGAGTTCAGTGCGTTATGGGCTCGCATTTCACTTAATTAACCAATCTTCATGGTACAGCATCACCACATGGGGGTAACTCAGCAGGGCTCCATACCTGTGGaggaaaggttgctggttttagtccagcctcagcagaataacATAATGGGTACTTAAGGAATCTGTGCACTTTGCCACTTAACACCAAGACGTTCCATGATAGACTGGCTGTGAAAAAGCCAATTTAGGCACGGTAgcccatttttattttatttggtgAAAATTTCTCTGCTCACCTAAAATAATAGTttgataaaataacaaaaaaacctatTTGAGCAATATTTAGTTTTCCCCACTGCCGCAAACATATCAGCCAGTCAGCTGATTCCTGCCCGCTCCTGAATTCAGAACTGAAAATTTGTCTCATGCTGCACTCAGTTACCATAGGACATGCAGTGGAAATGCAAACCTCTACTTTGGTGGAATCCTGTTGTTGCTGTACATGGTCTGCTCATGCACTTTCACTTCACGCACAAGCGGATCCATTTCCTCTGCACTGAAGTGTTCTTTTCTACTACCTGGCAAACCCGCTATTATAATAGCAATCCACCAAGGTGCAAGGACACCTGGCTCTTGAATGGAATGGGAGATAACACTTCATAGTGGTTTATAGCATGTTACGTCCCAAACATACCCATGAATAATTATGAGACTTAGTATAACCCTTTTGGACTACGCGCCTGTCACAGCCACTATTTTGCCCCAGTTAAACTAGCAAAAGTGGGTTGGCCACTCCCTAAAAGAACCTGCATGGTGTGCTTCAGATGGTTAAAATATATGCTTCAGACCGTGTGCTTCAGATGGTTAAAATATGTGCTTCAGACCATGTGCTTCAGATGGTTAAAATATGTGCTTCAGACCGTGTGCTTCAGATGGTTAAAATATGTGCTTCAGACCGTGTGCTTCAGATGGTTAAAATATGTGCTTCAGACCGTGTGCTTCAGATGGTTAAAATATGTGCTTCAGACCGTGTGCTTCAGATGGTTAAAATATGTGCTTCAGACCGTGTGCTTCAGATGGTTAAAATATGGCACTAAGTGTTTGGAATGGCCTTCCCAAcgtcctgacctcaaccccatcgaaaaTATTTGTAGACTATGCCTAAAGGTCCTGTCTGTGCCACGCACCCAACGAATCTGGTTGTAGTCTGTCAATTCTGCCAAGAAGAGTGGTCAAATATCCAACCAGAAGCTTCTGCCAGAAGCTTGTTGATGACTACCAAAGGAATCTGATGGAGGTGAAACATGCTGAGTGACATTAACCCAATATTAGGTGTGATGTACAGGTATGTACATTTTTGACCCTCTATGTATAATTTTGACCTTGTGTTGGTTTCAGAAAACTGACAACAAATTACACCTTGTGCATGaaatttatgatttttttaagttGTGTGTTGTATAATCATTCTGCCACAGAAAAAGAACAATTGTAGAAATCATTGTAACCCCAAAACTGCCATAACCAACATATTTCTGATAAGTATATGTAAACTTTTGTCCACAACTGAACGTGATTAAGAATTTCATTGTCCATTGtgcacatgacaataaaacacTGAAATCTGAAACTTGTAAACACACGATAATGACAAGACACAAAAGGTGTGGTGAGCGGAGAACCCAAGGAAAGAGCTATAAACACAACGGCAGGAAGCCTGACAAGGAAAAACCACTGCAAAATTATTCAAAACCACACTGAAATGTTTtcaaatataatattttaatattaaataatgaaaataaaaatattcactattaaatattgaaatatcaTCATCGATAGCatataattaaatatgctaaGTATTGTTTCAACTTCTCTATTTTGCTAGTTTACCTGAGGGTGGCAAATGTTCAGTGGgatataaaaactaaaatgttAAGGATTGCAAAACACGACAGACAGTCAACTGATCATTATAAACTGCAGATATGGATCAAGGTATGAGAATAACAGTGGGCCTACAGAACATTCCAGTATAATAAAATGGCACGCAGTAATAGTGACTAATAGTGTGTATGATTACTGAAGTTCGTAAACTATTCTGGTTTGCGTAAGTATGGCATCTCAGATTTTGATGTGTTTGCAGTTGTTACCAATAGAACCCCCACATCCAGCATGTGCAAAATCAGGTTTTATGCCCGGACTGTGTCCTACAATGGCAACTTAGCTGGTATTGTTGGAAAAACTGAGgccctcaattttttttttgttctagtGAAGGTCAGTAAGTCTTGTGCACAGGCTCAAAGCAAAACATGCAAGCCTTCTGTTAACTTCTATAGTCTTTTTCTGCAATCTTAGAGAAGTGGATTCACCTCAAGCCAAACTGCAACCAATATTGTAAAGCTGTAAGTCAGGATAACCTAATCCAACTGGTTGGCATCATCACTGATATAAAGACTGGGGAGTTTGATGGATCATCAAGGACCATCGTTGTGGAGAACCCAGAGATCATCATAAGGGTATGATCAATGCAGATTGAATATTGCAGATACTGCAAATGGGCCTGTAGAACAAACAGCCTCATTACAGATCTATTGAATTAAAATAGTATTTAATACAAACATTTGGTCATGGTTACTCTCAACATGCTCTGTAATCAACCAAAAATAGAGTGATTATGGCAAAATtaacatatttttcattttgttgggTGGCCCcaatataattttgttttaaattgagtcCCCTGactgatgtaaaaaaaaaaaaatcacaaatgatTAGTTTGACTGGTTTGTCCTCCTGCAGAATAAGAGGATCCCCAACAACTAACCAGCCAATGGCTGCAGAGATCATCTTGCAAAACCCACTTCCTGAACCCTTTGAGAACTGCTCCTTCTGCGTGGACGGAACCAacctcacacacatgcagatcATTGCTAAGTATGACAGAAAAGAAACAATACAGGAACATAACTAGATTTCTTTGATGAATGCTAATTACTTTATGAATTTGATAGGAAAATGCTCTCCTTAAAGTGACTAATATAACTTACACCTAGGAATGAACCATTCATGTAAAACACATGACCACGTGTAAGGTTTTATaatgtagtgtaacaagccacCTGTAACCCTGTATTGGATAAATGTTTGGAAGTTGTATAACTACATGAGCGTCAAAATGCCTAGACAATCAAAATGTCAGTGTATACTCTTgatctgattctgaatgagagTAGTTTCCCATTTTCTCTGTTACTGActgatcattttttttgttaaaaaaaaaaactgatttttatTCATGTCAATGACACCAGTTTCAAAACTGCAAGGCTCctcattacagtatgtaaagttcaaTGGCAAAAGATACCACTCATGTGTACGAGTAACATCCTCAGATCTTTAGTGAATTGGTCTGAAGATACAGTACAATATCAAACAAGTGACACACAGCActgtaaaacacaaaaaacagcagAATAACAAATCACTGTGGGAACCAAAAATGTAGCAATGCAGTACcactgcaatttatggaatatattcTTGAATAATTCTGAATGATTCGTGACTTGCTTTGCATCTGGTGGCATACATGATGAATACTTACCTATAGGTGCCAGAGCAACAGAAAAACTAGTATACCTATCTGCTGTCGCCATGTTTTACATTTGAATAACGATGTTACACACATGTGAACAGATATACATGTCCTAAAAGGGACGTAACTGTTCTCTGCttcagagaggaaaaaaaactattttcaaAGAGAACAGGGAACCTTCaacataaatacaaaaacatcaacaaaaaaaacttgcagAAACCTCCCTGTGTTACAAAATAAACAGCATTAGCCAACAGCCTGCAGGGTATCACAAGAAACCGGTTACGTTTCTTCATCAAGAAACCATAGCAGGTACAGTTCTGTGCCACTGGCACAAAAGATGAAGCAAAAGATGAAGGAAAGTTTGTGGTCCCTTAAGATACTGACCAGAATGAGCTAAGTCTACAGAAAGCAACAAAATGATAATCTGAGGTGATTATCATCAATACTTTTGACCATGAAAATGTTAGACTAGCATTTTTTGAtgttaaaaaaagtaaaaatgtctcAAAATATATCAGCGTgtgtagagtatggaatagtcttcctgctagtgtagcggaagctaaaaccctgggttcctttaaatcagagctagataagattttaacaactctgagctattatttaagttctccccaaacgagtttgatgggccgaatggccccctctcgtttgtaaatttcttatgttcttatggcaACATTTCCAAAACTACGTAATCTGTCGTATTTTggtccccctccctctctccaacGGATTTTCTGACACCTACACCAAGCTACATTTTTCCAGCTCATTACAAGGTCTGGGAGCAATGACTTCTAGGACCTGATTATGCACCAGTGGTCACCATTCACCAACACTAAATCATAACAAGGATAAAAGCAGTAGGAGTATTaggaacaaaaaaatacatacttTCTAGCTTGTTTGTATAATCCTACATGGTTTATTTCTGACATTTTCCCTTCGTAGTACATCA
Encoded here:
- the LOC111842300 gene encoding pleckstrin homology domain-containing family G member 4B isoform X1 translates to MNPESLESSIQGALSALYPPFEATAPTVLSQLFRVIEERYRGDSLQCLLDFLIPAKHILESVQQAACAVYSDVLFRCEGWPLCLREKVVIQLADPNPLLLRPGDFYLQVEPFADQAARIVLKSLLEDHRQVEETPIPETSYPCIFTEEWLRDINDGRHGTPLRHCLLSTDQGIVKVPWEQVANPEFIDKPKAMAAIPLSPDGHPESPGGSSAFSLETRILPAKDDIVISLCHMDDGSPQLMKVDQVRSNGKPVGWVSPNTWDNHSNRELEGDYVDLVEFTKEKNAQVLKRDQVTPELLALQPVRRAPPIPFCDPIYPAPPTHPRDPSTLPNPCLDAMVCTHTRKFMDEPRMPCIRRVLAEAEVKELRGRYRESYLEAQQNPVNFEGSTLEALEECVTTMGVGEAEGKDVALGIKKIGADSEQALPCCHSNHHCPPTAQSEDEFQYQQTIQDLQNSSSHPGKVLSLSSSFLSETPKKCLEVPRKVSRSISDIRPDMIPNMHRRQFKKINAFGLVSPKTDKRRSIKQGPPLSEDAVQAGVAETASLHAVNEHQKKVQAPQVDRTQEVLADVPYLLARPSPADTSNYLLHLGIACLPGSRDRTGRAVVEVYGDHQGWKSQSASSQELCKLLLHFYFIPRKEVADLGMTLVVDARKALPPPGFYKALLMVQEQALNAVHCIVMMVDKDTNPRPEKHPGLQMEVATSLKALHKVVDGHQLTASLEGTFPYSHSDWLKLNQKLDPFVSDLQEASKLLQRAIGKFEGNKKIDTLQDVEQCIHEEKTLMKEVLEDTRLVTLQREGGAILARLRREESRFPHSEDYRDTMELVTSLYNHVEEQVHTLVMKSNYSLQHLDFLLKLRELESRFTKIREWFSAEGEQQLLKAETVEDSLEQVKQTMQNFDSFLAQAAERQHQAATLVTEVETILESSYTEAEIFQTMLYTFKSSLADFKSRAELCHTELKTLVGLFHFCEKAIEVSKDCAEYLEQIKPSCCLAKNSLGTLKKYQERFDEFSVERFQDVKTQACALKGSRGMKVWNVAWLRCQEVRKQLEEKLQDPVKVQRPVDISRGDGVNEESALSVPLANLNPSLTKPLGVPTYIDYGANAVLSCNATLKLDNEARTEPKTRAANKNATGECIITKEERNHTKSLKECSAKCAVEMNVPSIDSLSCQWFAWHRNLGRSLSEGSTARSISHGLEAPDTYPGHGQPSHHILQAAQSFQISRHGSFCSEDSSCQSATASLQTEIPCSFTTQATQACDGEKDKASRVLRFRRIIEELLLTEREYVRSLSYVMTHYYPLLERPDVPQDLRGQRGRIFSNLEKLHDFHCHFFLKELESCLQEPLRVGRCFLRHRESFSLYALYSKNKPQSDALLIHHAHGFFQQKQQELGDKMDLSSYLLKPVQRISKYNLLLQDLLRECDALPCSERAEIQAALEVVCFQLRHGNDLLTMEDIQGCDVNLKEQGPLIRQNEFLVSFKKKKHFRHVFLFQELILFSKTKRTTIGNDIYVYKQSFKTSDIGMTHNSGNSGLCFEIWFRRRNSQDTYILQAEKKEVKEGWANDLEQILWEQAVRSRELRIQERVFMGMGSKPFMDIQPSDEAICDRAIKCVPTGRDSKMLPHGRVLLSHANSTGSGSTCSTTGSTSSSSSGRGSLSPASYLCGHSQRRESSQEISEGVMEEDDLDNESIHLLGNSSESSGGSTSGFSGSDHSCQSAIGGDTQNTSSSSFSVCSKVGGPHGIPPLFCDQGFPVDSRKHPPTVSKPLALPSQQVPGKVKAVAVCRKSTEV